The Terriglobus roseus sequence CAGGCGCGGTAACCTAAAGATCTAGTCATCGGATGCAGCCACGCAAGCCAAAGCTCGGACAAAATTTTCTCGTCGACGACAACGCGCGTCATCGCATCGCGGATGCGCTTGGCGATGTGTCGCAGCGTACGGTTATCGAAATCGGACCGGGGCATGGTGCCATCACGACGATTCTTGCGGAACGCGCGAAGCGGCTGGTGTGCATCGAGCTCGATCGATCGCTGGCGCCGGAGCTGCGCTTCAAGTTCCGGAACCATCCGAATGTTGAGATCATCGAAGCCGACGTGCTGCAGACCGATCTGACAGCCCTTGTCCCTGCGGGCGAGAAGGCACTCCTGATCGGTAACCTGCCGTACTACATCACCAGCGACATTCTCCTGCATTTGTTCGCCCATGAAGCCGCGCTGGAACTGGCCGTGGTGATGATGCAGCGCGAAGTAGCCGACCGTGTGGCGGCAGAGCCGGGCACACGCGACTTCGGCCTCCTAGGGGCTACCGCGCAGATGCACGCGCAGGCGAACGCGCTGTTCACGCTGCCTCCTGCTGCATTCGATCCGCCGCCGGACGTCTATTCCACCGTGCTGCGGCTCGCCTTCGCACCGCGATTCGACGATCTGGGCATCACCGACCGCAAAGGCTTCGATCGCTTCCTGAAGCTGTCATTCCAGCAGAAGCGCAAGACTCTCAGCAACAATCTGCGCGCCGCCGGCTACACACCAGACCAGATCGCCGCAGCCTGCGCAGCCGCCGGGATCGAATCGTCGACGCGTGCTGAGGCGTTACCGCTGGACCGATTCGCAAAGCTCTTCCAGGCGATCTAGAACGCCGGGTGCCCCATTCCCTGCGCCGCAAGGTGCGGCACCCGGCGTCTCGGAGAATTTATTTGCTTGCGGTTTCCTGATCGACCATGGTCAGCAACTGCTGAGCGCGGGTGCGTACGCGTTCCAACACGGCGACGTCTGTC is a genomic window containing:
- the rsmA gene encoding 16S rRNA (adenine(1518)-N(6)/adenine(1519)-N(6))-dimethyltransferase RsmA — encoded protein: MQPRKPKLGQNFLVDDNARHRIADALGDVSQRTVIEIGPGHGAITTILAERAKRLVCIELDRSLAPELRFKFRNHPNVEIIEADVLQTDLTALVPAGEKALLIGNLPYYITSDILLHLFAHEAALELAVVMMQREVADRVAAEPGTRDFGLLGATAQMHAQANALFTLPPAAFDPPPDVYSTVLRLAFAPRFDDLGITDRKGFDRFLKLSFQQKRKTLSNNLRAAGYTPDQIAAACAAAGIESSTRAEALPLDRFAKLFQAI